A portion of the Zootoca vivipara chromosome 6, rZooViv1.1, whole genome shotgun sequence genome contains these proteins:
- the LSM4 gene encoding U6 snRNA-associated Sm-like protein LSm4, whose product MLPLSLLKTAQNHPMLVELKNGETYNGHLVSCDNWMNINLREVICTSRDGDKFWRMPECYIRGSTIKYLRIPDEIIDMVKEEVVSKGRGRGGMQQQKQQKGRGVGGPGRGVFGGRGRGGIPGSGRGGQQEKKPGRQAAKQ is encoded by the exons atg CTTCCGCTCTCCTTGCTGAAGACGGCGCAGAACCACCCCATG CTGGTGGAGCTGAAGAATGGGGAGACTTACAATGGTCACCTGGTCAGCTGTGATAACTGGATGAACATCAACCTGCGCGAAGTCATCTGCACCTCCAGG GATGGAGACAAGTTCTGGCGGATGCCCGAGTGCTACATCCGAGGCAGTACCATCAAGTACCTTCGCATCCCCGACGAGATCATCGACATGGTCAAGGAGGAGGTGGTGTCCAAGGGCAGAGGCCGGGGcgggatgcagcagcagaagcaacagaAGGGGCGCGGAGTCGGTGGCCCCGGGCGGG gtgtgttTGGTGGCCGTGGACGAGGGGGGATCCCAGGCAGCGGCCGAGGAGGACAGCAGGAGAAGAAGCCCGGGCGTCAGGCAGCCAAGCAGTGA